CCGATGGGGGCGGCGATGTTCTTCTTCACCGTCTCGGGCGTGATTCCGTTGCGCTCGTTGTAAATCCGCTGCTTTTCGCGGCGGCGTTCGGTCTCCGAGATCGCCTCCCGCATCGAATCGGTGAGCTTGTCGGCGTACAGGATCACCTTTCCGGATACATTGCGGGCGGCGCGTCCGAACGTCTGGATGAGGGAGCGGGCCGATCGGAGGAATCCTTCCTTGTCGGCATCGAGAATGGCCACGAGCGACACTTCCGGAAGATCCAGCCCCTCCCGCAGCAGATTGATTCCGATCAGGACGTCGAACTGCCCCAGGCGCAGATTACGGATGATGTTCACACGCTCCACCGTGTCGATGTCGGAGTGCAGGTACTGAACGCGGACCCCCTGCTCCTCGTAGTGCTCCGTGAGGTCCTCCGCCATGCGCTTGGTCAAGGTCGTGACCAGCACGCGCTCCCCCGCCTCGGCTCGTGCGCGGATCTCGGCAAGGAGGTCGTCCACCTGCCTGCTCGCGGGCCGCACTTCCACCTCCGGGTCGACGAGCCCCGTCGGCCGGATGATCTGCTCGGCGACCGCCTGCCTGCCCTCCCGCAGCTCGTATGTCCCCGGTGTCGCGGAAACGTAAATGGTCTGCCCCACGCTCCCGCAGAACTCCTCGAACCGTAGCGGCCGGTTGTCGAGGGCCGACGGCAGCCGGAACCCGAAATCGACCAGCGTCTCCTTCCGGGAGCGGTCGCCGTTGTACATCCCGTTGAGCTGCGGGACGGTTATGTGCGACTCGTCGATGAAGGTAAGGTAGCCCTGCGGAAAGTAGGAAAGGAGCGTGTGCGGCGGCTGTCCGGGCTTTCGCCCGTCGAGGTGGCGGGAGTAGTTCTCGATCCCGCTGCAGAAGCCCATCTGTTGGATCATCTCGAGATCGTAGGTGGTCCGCTGCTTGAGGCGCTCCGCCTCCAGGATCTTCCCCTGCGCCGACAGGGCCGCCAGCCGCTCCGCCAGCTCGGCCTCGATGCCCTTGACGGCTCGCTCCAGGTGGTCCTCGGGCGTCACGTAATGGCTCGCGGGAAAGATGACGGTTTCCCGTACGTCGTAGAGGCGAGTTCCGCGAAGCGGGTCCGTGTATCGGATTCGCGATATCGCGTCCTCGTCGAACTCTATCCTTAATACCCGGTCCTCCTCGTATGCGGGAAAAAGTTCCACGGCATCGCCGCGCACGCGGAAGGTCCCGCGGTGGAAATCGATGTCGTTCCGTTCGTACTGTATGTCCACCAACCGGCGGAGCAGCGCGTTCCGTGGGAACTCCGCGCCTTCGGTGACACGCACGGTCATCCGGTTGTAAAACTCGGGAGAGCCCAGCCCGTAAATGCAGGAAACGGATGCGACCACCACTACGTCGGTCCGCGTCATCACGGAGCGGGTCGCGCTGTGCCGCATCTTGTCGATCTGCTCGTTGATCGCCGAGTCTTTTTCGATGTACGTGTCCGTCTGCGGGATGTACGCCTCGGGCTGGTAGTAGTCGTAATAGGAGACGAAATATTCGACGGCGTTCTCCGGGAACAACTCCTTGAACTCCGCGAAGAGCTGGGCGGCGAGCGTCTTGTTGGGGGCTATGACGAGGGCGGGGCGGTTCGTTTCGGCGATGACGTTCGCCACCGTGTACGTCTTGCCGGAGCCGGTCACGCCGAGCAGAACCTGCCGCAGCGTTCCGCCGGCAAGACCTTCGACAAGCGATCGGATCGCTTCCGGCTGGTCCCCCGAGGGAGGGAAAGGCGATTTCAGGCGGAACCGGTTCTCCAACGCGATGACCCCCTCATCCGATTATACGGTGAGGCGCCGGGAGACTTGCCAAAGTCCCGGCCGGAAAACGTTATGCGCCGTTCGAATGGAAGTAACGCTCGTTAATCTACTTGGAGTTACTCGATCCCGGGATTCGTCC
The genomic region above belongs to Deltaproteobacteria bacterium and contains:
- the uvrB gene encoding excinuclease ABC subunit UvrB translates to MENRFRLKSPFPPSGDQPEAIRSLVEGLAGGTLRQVLLGVTGSGKTYTVANVIAETNRPALVIAPNKTLAAQLFAEFKELFPENAVEYFVSYYDYYQPEAYIPQTDTYIEKDSAINEQIDKMRHSATRSVMTRTDVVVVASVSCIYGLGSPEFYNRMTVRVTEGAEFPRNALLRRLVDIQYERNDIDFHRGTFRVRGDAVELFPAYEEDRVLRIEFDEDAISRIRYTDPLRGTRLYDVRETVIFPASHYVTPEDHLERAVKGIEAELAERLAALSAQGKILEAERLKQRTTYDLEMIQQMGFCSGIENYSRHLDGRKPGQPPHTLLSYFPQGYLTFIDESHITVPQLNGMYNGDRSRKETLVDFGFRLPSALDNRPLRFEEFCGSVGQTIYVSATPGTYELREGRQAVAEQIIRPTGLVDPEVEVRPASRQVDDLLAEIRARAEAGERVLVTTLTKRMAEDLTEHYEEQGVRVQYLHSDIDTVERVNIIRNLRLGQFDVLIGINLLREGLDLPEVSLVAILDADKEGFLRSARSLIQTFGRAARNVSGKVILYADKLTDSMREAISETERRREKQRIYNERNGITPETVKKNIAAPIGQICDADYVTVAAQEGWDFSSPEELSKMLRKLRKEMDRAAKKLDFERAAEIRDRLLALEKIELSAR